One region of Priestia megaterium genomic DNA includes:
- a CDS encoding Fe3+ hydroxamate ABC transporter substrate-binding protein, translated as MFEIKGRCYVCQKEIQPNEEVWMRMKYPSRRGMTEIKAFLHQEAQFVCMDCFEKTKK; from the coding sequence ATGTTTGAAATAAAAGGGCGATGTTACGTTTGTCAGAAAGAAATTCAGCCGAATGAAGAAGTGTGGATGCGAATGAAGTATCCGAGTAGAAGAGGAATGACCGAAATCAAAGCTTTTTTACATCAAGAAGCGCAGTTTGTATGCATGGACTGCTTTGAAAAAACAAAAAAATGA
- a CDS encoding autorepressor SdpR family transcription factor — translation MNETFKALADPTRRKILELLKERDLTAGEISEYFNMTKPSISNHLKILKQADLVQDEKRGQFVIYSLNTTVFQDLIGWFFSFQKGES, via the coding sequence TTGAATGAAACGTTTAAAGCTTTAGCGGATCCTACTCGCAGGAAGATTTTAGAGCTGCTAAAAGAGAGGGACTTAACCGCAGGAGAAATTTCCGAGTATTTTAATATGACCAAACCAAGCATCTCAAATCATTTAAAAATCTTGAAGCAAGCGGACCTCGTTCAAGATGAAAAAAGAGGGCAGTTTGTGATTTATTCATTAAATACAACCGTTTTTCAAGATTTAATCGGCTGGTTTTTCAGCTTTCAGAAAGGAGAGAGTTAA
- a CDS encoding SdpI family protein: protein MKKHVFPLSITLLTLVAWIIALPHLPATMPIHWGANGEADGFATKINAMILTVGIMVLIYFVIAFVPRIDPRKENYKYFSKTYNILLNAVLLLFFFVNMSTILQGLGYNVPMSYIAPIMAGLVFIIIGNYLQRVRSNYFMGIRTPWTLSNENVWKKTHRLSGKIFFIGGLLILISAFLPDGYKSVIMWGSIVLCVAIPYLYSYLAYKKEMNM from the coding sequence ATGAAAAAACACGTATTTCCTTTAAGTATTACTCTTTTAACACTGGTTGCATGGATAATTGCACTGCCGCATCTTCCAGCTACGATGCCCATTCACTGGGGAGCAAATGGAGAAGCAGACGGATTTGCAACGAAGATAAACGCAATGATCTTAACAGTAGGCATCATGGTACTTATTTATTTTGTCATCGCCTTTGTTCCGCGAATTGACCCGCGTAAAGAAAATTATAAGTACTTTTCAAAAACGTATAATATCCTGTTAAACGCTGTACTGCTATTATTCTTTTTTGTAAATATGAGCACTATTTTACAGGGGCTTGGCTATAACGTGCCGATGTCGTACATTGCTCCGATTATGGCTGGACTCGTTTTTATCATTATCGGAAACTACTTGCAGCGCGTACGCTCTAACTATTTTATGGGGATTCGTACACCGTGGACATTGAGCAATGAAAACGTATGGAAAAAGACGCATCGTTTATCTGGAAAGATCTTTTTTATCGGCGGACTGCTGATTCTTATTAGCGCTTTTTTACCTGATGGATACAAGTCCGTTATCATGTGGGGGAGTATCGTTCTGTGCGTGGCGATTCCTTATCTGTATTCGTACTTGGCGTATAAAAAAGAAATGAATATGTAA
- a CDS encoding DUF3231 family protein, which yields MNAESKRLTSPEITSLCAQYQQDTLAVCVAKHVLATVTDAEIRALFAFSLELSKKHIELLTAIFHAEHFPLPKGFTDEDVDLHAPPLFTDSFWLKYLHDMTIHGLAGYGISFSVSVRRDLRDYYHQCNLDVMEVYNRSLDLLLAKNLYVPAPYFLNPKQQEPITDLTYALDFVGKQRLLNATEAGNIYFNLRKSMATKALLIAFKQVSKRKDVRKVMETGLDVAHKHIELYSSIMHEENLHTPPLLDNEITTSTHAPFSEKLMTFHAGAMFKVAITYYATAMTTSMRLDIVGHCEACILRDLKVAGRCSEVMIKNGWIEKPPQASDRKQM from the coding sequence TTGAACGCAGAAAGCAAGCGTTTGACTTCGCCGGAGATAACGAGTCTATGCGCGCAGTATCAGCAGGATACGCTGGCGGTTTGTGTAGCAAAACACGTTCTTGCAACGGTCACGGATGCAGAGATTCGGGCGCTGTTTGCCTTTTCGCTAGAGCTATCAAAAAAGCATATTGAGCTGCTGACTGCCATTTTTCATGCCGAGCATTTTCCGTTGCCAAAAGGATTTACAGATGAAGATGTGGACTTGCACGCACCTCCGCTTTTTACAGACTCGTTTTGGCTGAAATATCTTCATGACATGACGATTCACGGCTTGGCAGGATACGGCATTTCATTTAGCGTGTCCGTTCGCCGAGATCTTCGAGATTATTATCATCAGTGTAATTTGGACGTGATGGAAGTATATAATCGGTCTCTCGACCTGCTTTTAGCAAAAAATCTTTATGTGCCGGCTCCTTATTTTTTAAATCCGAAACAACAAGAGCCGATCACAGATTTGACTTACGCTCTTGATTTTGTAGGAAAGCAGCGCCTTTTAAACGCAACGGAAGCCGGAAATATTTATTTTAATTTACGAAAAAGCATGGCAACCAAAGCGCTTTTAATTGCCTTTAAACAAGTGAGCAAACGAAAAGACGTGCGGAAAGTCATGGAGACGGGGCTTGATGTGGCGCATAAGCATATCGAGCTTTATTCTTCCATCATGCACGAGGAAAACCTTCATACACCTCCGCTTTTGGATAATGAAATCACAACGTCTACGCACGCGCCATTTTCAGAAAAGCTGATGACGTTTCACGCAGGAGCGATGTTTAAAGTAGCCATTACCTATTACGCAACGGCAATGACTACCAGCATGAGGCTTGATATTGTCGGGCACTGTGAAGCGTGTATTTTACGGGACTTAAAAGTAGCGGGGCGATGCAGCGAAGTGATGATTAAAAACGGCTGGATTGAAAAGCCGCCTCAAGCAAGCGATCGTAAGCAAATGTAA
- a CDS encoding cupin domain-containing protein: protein MTTTHNQLTNAFHRTPHDQNTFHFLDEKVTLLVSGEDTNGAYAVAHVVKPANQGPPLHLHEHEDETFYVKRGSMIFYIGEEIIEATAGDYVFAPRGIQHRFVTGPEETEFILTASPAGFDSFVKELGTSVPENAPLPQVGPPAEEEIMSLVTVSKKYGITYPEIEKAFNKK, encoded by the coding sequence ATGACAACAACTCATAATCAGCTAACAAATGCTTTTCACCGTACGCCGCACGATCAAAACACATTTCATTTTCTTGATGAAAAAGTAACGCTTCTTGTATCAGGTGAAGACACAAACGGAGCTTACGCCGTAGCACACGTAGTGAAACCAGCAAACCAAGGTCCCCCGCTTCACCTTCACGAACATGAGGACGAAACGTTTTACGTAAAGCGCGGCTCCATGATTTTCTACATAGGAGAAGAAATAATTGAAGCAACAGCGGGCGATTATGTTTTTGCTCCTCGAGGTATTCAGCATCGCTTTGTGACCGGACCAGAAGAAACAGAATTTATCCTTACTGCTTCTCCAGCAGGCTTTGATTCATTCGTTAAAGAACTCGGTACTTCCGTTCCTGAAAATGCTCCTCTGCCGCAAGTGGGACCGCCTGCTGAAGAAGAAATTATGAGTTTAGTTACCGTCTCTAAAAAATACGGCATTACCTACCCTGAAATTGAAAAAGCATTCAATAAAAAATAA
- a CDS encoding EAL domain-containing protein: MSIKKKLSVFFTLLVLCILLANNTLHYIRSKNRLTEFNQREITLVTEEIAYEVENSKNSASYMEDRMAQELRTASIAIQQSLPADYRDVTNDELKQLAKKLMVSHITLLAPVEGDIIGVKSSDPKEINMSTKEWGYWYTSFQQLLSQQPVTTTKGLTLPHYWSGPIEVASSNPNHIDKWGYYYDGSTNYIIDPYFRDQHVLDFEKRFGPTNVMNRFTENLEGVLELTAFNPKNFGKRNQNVYLNGNKYIRIKDQPIWYGTYTYRNTERDKKSIQKALKTGKSQSYTAEINDKKVLKTLVPIKEKNSPAYVIGVVYDYGLIKKELQQELIKHLLLSLPFIFIVLIISFVFSTSITRPIKHIMEHVNQIAKGNFGKVLNVRRKDELGGLVANINHLSHFLKTYVADLKKSQEESEYHAYHDFLTGLPNRRYFKEELNRRLVESKEKSIRHVAVLFMDIDRFKDINDTLGHSKGDQLIQLIANRIKECLPPANSFLTRQGGDEFVILFSDFTPEEVKGITEKIIAYVQQPCYIDNDEVFVSISSGLSFYPEHSTNLDTLITYADVAMYASKRQGGNKVSIYHDSLNQKQAEKVHIETRLRKAIQKGDIDVYYQPKIEAKRNVITGVEALVRWNDAELGFVSPEVFIPIAEETGLIQSLWEVVMKKACSQVSKWNKDRNEKMTLAVNFSPRQFQDPIVLVNEIQQFLSLHRFDPAWFEIEITESTLLMNAEETIKALHLLKKYGISISIDDFGTGYSSLSYLKKLPIDCLKIDRSFIQDIQEDYSNSEIAQAIISLSQSLKLEVIAEGVEEEYQKAFLMENGCDHMQGYLFSKPLAAKDFEAAFLNS; encoded by the coding sequence GTGTCGATAAAGAAAAAGTTGTCCGTATTCTTTACTTTGCTGGTATTGTGTATTCTACTAGCGAATAACACCTTGCACTACATTCGATCAAAAAATAGATTAACAGAGTTTAATCAAAGGGAAATCACGCTGGTCACAGAAGAAATTGCGTACGAAGTCGAAAATTCTAAAAATAGTGCTTCCTATATGGAAGATCGGATGGCACAGGAATTACGAACGGCTTCAATTGCAATTCAACAGTCTTTGCCTGCTGATTACCGAGACGTCACCAATGACGAGTTAAAACAGTTGGCTAAAAAACTGATGGTATCTCATATTACGTTATTAGCACCCGTAGAAGGTGATATTATAGGCGTAAAATCTTCTGATCCTAAGGAAATCAATATGTCTACAAAAGAGTGGGGCTATTGGTATACATCTTTTCAGCAGCTTCTTTCTCAGCAGCCGGTCACGACAACAAAAGGATTGACTTTACCTCACTATTGGAGCGGACCGATTGAAGTAGCTTCTAGCAACCCTAATCACATTGACAAATGGGGTTATTATTACGACGGGTCTACTAATTACATTATTGATCCTTATTTCCGGGATCAGCACGTCCTCGATTTTGAAAAAAGGTTTGGCCCTACGAACGTGATGAACCGCTTTACGGAAAATCTTGAAGGCGTTCTTGAACTAACGGCTTTTAACCCGAAAAACTTCGGAAAAAGAAATCAAAACGTATATTTAAACGGCAATAAATATATTAGAATAAAAGATCAGCCGATTTGGTACGGTACATACACGTATCGAAATACCGAACGTGATAAAAAGTCCATTCAAAAGGCCTTAAAAACGGGAAAATCACAAAGCTATACTGCTGAAATTAACGATAAAAAAGTATTAAAAACATTGGTACCGATTAAAGAAAAAAACTCTCCAGCTTACGTGATAGGTGTAGTGTATGACTATGGACTTATTAAAAAAGAGCTGCAGCAAGAATTAATCAAACATTTACTGCTGTCTCTTCCGTTTATCTTTATTGTCCTTATTATCAGCTTTGTTTTCTCTACATCCATTACGCGGCCGATTAAACATATTATGGAGCACGTAAATCAAATCGCCAAAGGCAATTTTGGCAAGGTGCTGAATGTAAGAAGAAAAGATGAGCTGGGAGGACTTGTAGCAAATATCAACCACCTTTCTCATTTTTTAAAAACATATGTGGCCGATTTAAAGAAAAGTCAGGAAGAAAGTGAGTACCATGCGTACCACGACTTTTTGACAGGATTGCCGAACAGAAGATATTTTAAAGAAGAATTAAACAGGCGCTTAGTTGAGTCGAAGGAAAAGTCCATTCGTCACGTAGCCGTGTTATTTATGGATATAGACCGGTTTAAAGATATTAATGATACGCTAGGGCATTCAAAAGGCGATCAGCTTATACAGCTGATCGCCAACCGTATTAAAGAATGTCTGCCTCCTGCTAACAGCTTTCTTACAAGGCAAGGAGGAGACGAGTTTGTCATTTTATTCAGTGATTTTACACCGGAAGAAGTTAAAGGTATCACCGAGAAGATCATTGCATATGTTCAACAGCCCTGCTACATTGACAATGATGAAGTTTTCGTCAGTATCAGCAGCGGGTTAAGCTTTTATCCGGAGCACTCTACGAATTTGGACACGCTTATTACGTATGCAGATGTCGCCATGTATGCTTCAAAAAGACAGGGCGGCAATAAAGTAAGTATTTATCATGATTCGTTAAATCAAAAACAAGCTGAAAAAGTTCACATCGAAACGCGCTTGCGAAAAGCAATTCAAAAAGGTGACATTGACGTTTACTATCAGCCTAAAATAGAAGCAAAGCGCAATGTAATCACCGGCGTAGAAGCATTAGTTCGCTGGAATGACGCAGAACTTGGATTTGTTTCTCCGGAAGTATTTATCCCTATCGCAGAAGAAACTGGTTTGATTCAGTCTCTATGGGAAGTTGTCATGAAAAAAGCTTGTTCTCAAGTCAGCAAATGGAACAAGGATCGAAACGAAAAAATGACGCTAGCGGTTAACTTTTCTCCGCGGCAGTTTCAAGATCCGATTGTGTTAGTTAATGAAATACAGCAATTTCTTTCGCTTCATAGATTTGATCCCGCATGGTTTGAAATTGAAATTACGGAAAGTACATTGCTGATGAACGCGGAAGAAACGATTAAAGCTTTACATCTGTTAAAGAAATATGGTATATCAATTTCTATCGATGATTTTGGAACCGGATATTCTTCATTGAGCTATTTAAAAAAATTACCAATCGATTGTTTGAAAATCGACCGGTCTTTTATCCAGGATATTCAAGAAGATTACAGCAACAGTGAAATTGCGCAGGCGATTATTAGCTTATCTCAAAGCTTAAAGCTTGAAGTAATCGCAGAAGGTGTAGAAGAAGAATATCAAAAAGCGTTTTTAATGGAAAACGGCTGTGATCATATGCAGGGGTACTTGTTTAGCAAGCCTCTTGCTGCAAAAGATTTTGAAGCAGCGTTTTTAAATAGCTGA
- the folE gene encoding GTP cyclohydrolase I FolE: protein MALSTQNLIAQKFLETVGTNSTEIDKKIGQADTFMNAVKELIDLCGDNPERDGLEETPYRVLKAFLEYTEGYREDPKAHLEKTFDVNHNELVLIRDIEFHSMCEHHFAPFFGVAHVGYIPDKKITGLSKIARTVEGYAKRFQVQERLTNEIADAIEEVLEPKGVMVIIEAKHMCMCGRGIKKSSASTATSSVRGTFMEKPEVRGEFLSLLQRQM from the coding sequence ATGGCACTTAGTACACAAAATTTAATTGCTCAAAAATTTTTAGAAACAGTAGGCACAAATTCAACTGAAATAGATAAAAAAATAGGTCAAGCTGACACATTTATGAATGCGGTGAAAGAACTGATTGATTTATGCGGAGATAATCCGGAAAGAGACGGCCTTGAAGAGACGCCGTACCGCGTGTTAAAGGCATTTTTAGAATACACGGAAGGCTACCGAGAAGATCCGAAAGCCCATTTGGAAAAAACATTTGACGTGAATCACAATGAATTAGTGTTAATACGAGATATTGAATTTCACTCAATGTGTGAACATCACTTTGCGCCGTTCTTTGGCGTTGCCCACGTTGGGTATATACCGGATAAAAAAATCACAGGTTTATCTAAAATCGCTCGTACGGTAGAAGGGTACGCAAAGAGATTTCAAGTTCAAGAACGTCTAACAAATGAAATTGCAGATGCAATTGAAGAAGTGTTAGAGCCAAAAGGAGTTATGGTAATTATTGAAGCGAAGCATATGTGCATGTGCGGAAGAGGAATTAAAAAATCTTCAGCTTCTACAGCCACTTCATCCGTTCGGGGAACGTTTATGGAAAAACCAGAGGTTCGCGGAGAATTTTTATCTCTTTTACAGCGACAAATGTAA
- a CDS encoding NAD(P)/FAD-dependent oxidoreductase translates to MQHVDVLIIGGGPAGISAAVWCKRLGVECLLLEEQAQLGGQLFTIYNEIIDYPGIQAENGIEMQRKMVQHFIDMDCLYEANTKVISIDERFKTVKVKQQETEKEIGYTYLILATGSSQRKLGVPGEQQMIDRGEVYSASADGERLTGKRVALIGGGDRAFEGAHLLASKAKQVYLIHRSTHFKAREQYVEKVLSDPGVKVMTDTEVTAIHGKHRVTSIDLKSKNGESKNLLVDAVLIRLGVAPNVELIKEKVTTTQSGLIVINEVHQSSNPSIYAIGDACTTPLFSSISSSAGQGAIVAKHVSSLLKKS, encoded by the coding sequence ATGCAACATGTTGACGTACTGATTATTGGCGGAGGGCCCGCTGGCATCTCTGCTGCCGTGTGGTGTAAAAGGCTAGGCGTTGAGTGCTTGCTTCTTGAAGAGCAGGCACAGTTAGGCGGACAGCTGTTTACGATTTACAATGAGATTATTGATTATCCCGGAATACAAGCGGAAAATGGAATTGAAATGCAGCGTAAAATGGTTCAGCATTTTATCGATATGGACTGCTTATATGAAGCGAATACAAAAGTAATTTCCATTGACGAACGTTTTAAAACAGTAAAAGTAAAGCAGCAAGAAACAGAAAAAGAAATTGGTTATACGTATCTTATTTTAGCAACGGGCTCTAGCCAGCGAAAGCTCGGAGTGCCGGGTGAACAGCAAATGATTGACCGAGGAGAAGTATACTCTGCTTCAGCAGACGGAGAACGGTTAACAGGTAAAAGGGTTGCTCTCATTGGCGGAGGAGACCGGGCGTTTGAAGGAGCACATCTTTTAGCATCAAAAGCAAAACAAGTATATTTGATTCATCGTTCTACGCATTTTAAAGCAAGAGAGCAATACGTTGAAAAAGTTCTTTCCGACCCCGGTGTTAAAGTGATGACAGACACCGAAGTGACCGCTATCCACGGAAAGCATCGCGTCACATCAATTGATTTAAAAAGTAAAAACGGTGAGTCCAAGAATTTATTGGTAGACGCAGTGCTAATCAGACTAGGCGTAGCGCCCAATGTTGAACTTATTAAAGAAAAAGTCACCACTACACAAAGCGGGCTCATCGTCATTAATGAAGTGCATCAAAGCAGCAATCCATCTATTTATGCCATTGGAGACGCCTGCACGACTCCCTTGTTTTCTAGTATCAGCTCTTCAGCCGGTCAAGGAGCGATTGTAGCCAAGCATGTATCGAGCCTTTTGAAAAAGTCATAA
- a CDS encoding sensor domain-containing protein has product MIMKHLDRLNTQLLKEYSEGIFFINCEGDIMFSNEAAFKLTGNEHKQKSQQLTALIHKSKQQQAQELFQRALKGEKVHFSTTINHKTKKELHLYITLIPIIVNEQVAGVYAVCRDDSKEQERSNHISQLETHLKMEQKLANVGSWYYDVTEDKSYWSPQLYNIYGLNPNQLFTPSFKDVLQFIKECDQKRLQKAVTEALSTGESYKIEYALMRPNGEERTVFEQADALVDEHGNVIQLIGVVHDITESKVITNELKQKEQQFQTIYNNLDAGIWSVDVQSNKVIVCSSGVSNIYGENAIKFLEDRDLWESFIHPEDKPAVAKSQHQLQKGKTIRQQYRISTKTGEIKWVKDRCIPTLDQNGKLVRIDGIIEDITAEKKYVDQVEYLATHDHVTNLPNRRKFERELKNFIRQMKKERDSLAVFYLGLNRFKHINDTLGHDVGDRLLQRIANRLKKFVTPDVMLARVGEDELAICFLSLAHINECQKLAAALFQEIEKEITIDDFSLYVTASIGISIYPYDGEDVKTLLTNANLAMRRAKEIGRSDWQLYSPLMDSETYKSYHLEKGLRNALLQDEFFIEYQPKVHTNSREIDSIEALIRWNHPEWGRVSPEDFIPLAEETHLIIELGDWVIERVCKQLQQWKNQGLQTVPVSINVSSKHLLKRGFVEHIQQTLARYSIDPSFIEFEVTESSIIQYEEHVKKVMDELKKIGVTFALDDFGTGFSSLSHLKDFEFNTLKIDKTFIQHATDKGKQQAITKSILYLAHALNMKVIAEGVETKEQLAFLQKHECSFIQGYIVSQPAAPQKIAEYLKRRFL; this is encoded by the coding sequence ATGATCATGAAACATCTTGATCGTTTGAATACGCAGCTTTTAAAAGAATACAGTGAAGGTATTTTTTTTATCAACTGTGAAGGCGATATCATGTTTAGCAACGAAGCAGCCTTCAAGCTAACAGGAAACGAGCACAAACAAAAAAGCCAGCAGCTGACGGCTCTTATACATAAGTCGAAACAACAGCAGGCACAAGAACTTTTTCAACGTGCTTTAAAAGGAGAAAAAGTTCATTTTTCAACGACAATCAATCATAAAACAAAAAAAGAACTTCATTTATATATTACGCTCATTCCTATTATCGTAAATGAGCAAGTAGCGGGTGTTTATGCCGTATGCAGAGATGATTCAAAAGAGCAAGAGCGCTCCAATCACATTTCTCAGTTAGAAACGCATTTGAAAATGGAGCAAAAGCTTGCGAATGTGGGAAGCTGGTATTACGACGTGACGGAAGATAAAAGCTATTGGTCACCTCAGCTGTATAATATTTACGGATTAAACCCCAACCAGCTCTTTACCCCTTCTTTTAAAGATGTTCTTCAATTTATTAAAGAATGTGACCAAAAAAGATTACAAAAAGCAGTTACAGAGGCACTTTCAACGGGAGAAAGTTATAAAATTGAATACGCGCTGATGCGGCCAAACGGTGAAGAACGTACGGTGTTTGAGCAAGCGGATGCACTAGTAGATGAGCATGGAAACGTCATACAGCTAATTGGAGTCGTTCATGATATTACCGAATCGAAAGTGATTACGAATGAATTAAAGCAAAAAGAACAGCAGTTTCAAACGATTTATAACAATTTGGATGCCGGAATATGGTCCGTTGATGTGCAAAGCAATAAAGTGATTGTATGCTCCAGTGGTGTTAGCAACATTTACGGGGAAAATGCGATTAAATTTTTAGAAGATAGAGATCTGTGGGAAAGCTTTATTCACCCGGAAGATAAACCAGCTGTGGCCAAATCGCAGCATCAGCTGCAAAAAGGAAAAACGATTCGTCAGCAGTATCGAATTTCCACAAAAACAGGAGAAATAAAATGGGTAAAAGATCGATGCATTCCAACGCTTGATCAAAACGGCAAGCTGGTGCGTATAGACGGCATCATTGAAGATATCACCGCAGAAAAAAAATACGTGGATCAAGTTGAATATCTTGCGACTCATGATCATGTAACAAACTTGCCGAATCGAAGAAAGTTTGAAAGAGAATTAAAAAATTTCATTCGGCAAATGAAAAAAGAAAGAGATTCATTAGCGGTCTTTTATCTAGGGCTAAATCGTTTCAAACATATTAATGACACATTAGGCCACGATGTAGGCGATCGCCTGCTGCAGCGTATCGCCAATCGGTTAAAAAAGTTCGTAACGCCAGATGTGATGCTAGCTAGAGTAGGAGAAGACGAGCTTGCGATTTGTTTTTTATCTCTTGCACATATAAATGAATGTCAAAAACTAGCCGCAGCTCTTTTTCAAGAAATCGAAAAAGAAATTACGATTGACGACTTTTCTCTGTACGTCACAGCCAGTATAGGAATCAGTATCTACCCGTATGACGGTGAAGATGTGAAAACCTTATTGACGAATGCCAACCTTGCTATGCGCCGTGCAAAAGAAATTGGGCGAAGCGACTGGCAGCTGTATTCTCCGTTAATGGACAGCGAGACGTATAAAAGCTATCATCTGGAAAAAGGACTGCGCAACGCACTTCTGCAAGATGAGTTTTTTATTGAATATCAGCCAAAGGTTCATACAAACAGCAGAGAGATTGATAGTATCGAAGCGTTAATTCGCTGGAATCACCCGGAATGGGGGCGCGTATCACCAGAAGACTTTATTCCTTTAGCAGAAGAAACTCATTTAATTATTGAACTCGGCGACTGGGTAATCGAGCGTGTCTGCAAGCAGCTGCAGCAGTGGAAAAATCAAGGATTACAAACCGTGCCCGTTTCGATTAACGTTTCGTCTAAACATTTGCTGAAACGAGGATTTGTAGAGCACATTCAACAAACGTTAGCCCGTTACAGCATCGACCCTTCATTCATTGAATTTGAAGTGACGGAAAGCTCTATTATTCAGTATGAAGAACACGTAAAAAAAGTCATGGACGAATTAAAGAAAATCGGCGTAACGTTTGCTTTAGATGATTTTGGCACCGGCTTTTCTTCGCTATCACATTTAAAAGACTTCGAATTTAACACGTTAAAAATCGATAAAACGTTTATTCAACATGCGACCGATAAAGGAAAGCAGCAGGCGATTACAAAAAGCATTTTGTATTTAGCTCATGCTCTTAACATGAAAGTAATTGCAGAAGGCGTTGAAACAAAAGAGCAGCTCGCCTTTTTACAAAAGCATGAATGTTCCTTTATTCAAGGCTATATCGTTAGTCAGCCGGCTGCTCCTCAAAAAATCGCTGAATATTTAAAGAGGCGATTTCTATAA
- a CDS encoding glycosyltransferase family 2 protein — MNNQRVVTGSIGASYMRPRIVAFIPAHNEEKSIRDCLAGLGDQLLPNNVELDVFVIADNCTDRTKEKAELAGDEFDLNVKVLVTEGNKQRKVGALNTAWKKIYGDTLDLYNTTLTKYQQLYKESIKAILGMDADSRLAPKALINLWEDLMTSRNIGGVMAKYTMRMPKKKSSLSKDDVHYEEKLASGEYGGPIARWWTHQQKQDMASWLLDLQYHGGSTYVLGGQATLFRPEALQNIVEENKLDGPWQNDSDVEDMLLTWQLQKSNWKTLISPGARCFVDSMRSYHTYREQRNKWKSGTVDLLTNGNLDVRTKHKGKLWRSQIKTLCDLLIRLLFIVLLSAALATDQFYWSWLWIIPIALASVLNIMLAVKTPMHRPIDVILAGLLISPEIYLWVNLITFGQVWLERLAANKKDGWANQYNAENGKTRSKLGQGILTGFAFTGMIVVLCIYFRDYLTSPSVQQAIYPYLMNGWILLTYLTIYQSLYMFYQIWTLRKPIQA, encoded by the coding sequence ATGAACAATCAGCGTGTCGTTACTGGAAGTATTGGAGCTTCGTATATGAGGCCGCGCATTGTGGCATTCATTCCGGCGCACAATGAAGAAAAATCAATTCGCGACTGCTTGGCGGGTTTAGGCGATCAGCTTCTTCCGAATAATGTGGAGCTCGATGTATTTGTGATTGCAGATAACTGTACGGACCGCACAAAAGAAAAAGCGGAGCTGGCCGGAGATGAATTTGATTTAAATGTAAAAGTACTTGTCACTGAGGGCAATAAACAACGAAAAGTCGGCGCGTTAAATACGGCTTGGAAAAAGATATATGGAGATACACTGGATTTATATAATACGACGCTGACGAAATATCAGCAGCTGTATAAAGAGTCAATTAAAGCGATTTTAGGGATGGATGCAGACAGCCGCTTGGCTCCAAAAGCACTCATTAATTTATGGGAAGATTTAATGACGTCGCGAAACATCGGCGGCGTGATGGCAAAATATACGATGAGAATGCCTAAAAAGAAAAGCTCGCTTTCAAAAGATGATGTGCACTACGAGGAAAAGCTTGCAAGCGGCGAGTACGGCGGACCGATAGCCCGGTGGTGGACACATCAGCAAAAGCAGGATATGGCGAGCTGGCTGTTGGATCTTCAGTATCACGGAGGAAGCACATATGTACTTGGCGGTCAGGCTACGCTGTTTCGTCCTGAAGCGCTTCAAAATATAGTGGAAGAAAATAAGCTTGACGGTCCTTGGCAAAATGACAGCGACGTTGAAGATATGCTTCTGACGTGGCAGCTGCAAAAATCCAACTGGAAAACGTTAATCAGTCCAGGCGCTCGCTGCTTTGTGGATTCGATGAGAAGCTATCATACGTACCGTGAACAGCGTAATAAATGGAAGTCGGGAACCGTTGATTTACTAACAAACGGAAACTTGGACGTCAGAACCAAGCATAAAGGAAAGCTGTGGCGTTCACAGATCAAAACGCTGTGTGATTTACTTATTCGCCTGCTGTTTATTGTATTGTTATCGGCTGCGCTTGCGACCGATCAATTTTACTGGTCGTGGCTTTGGATCATTCCAATTGCTTTAGCTTCTGTCTTAAATATTATGCTCGCTGTCAAAACTCCGATGCACAGGCCGATTGATGTGATACTGGCCGGTCTTTTGATTAGTCCGGAGATTTATCTGTGGGTGAATTTAATTACGTTTGGTCAAGTGTGGCTCGAGAGGCTTGCCGCTAATAAAAAAGACGGCTGGGCGAATCAATACAACGCGGAAAACGGGAAAACGCGCAGTAAATTAGGGCAAGGTATTTTAACGGGCTTTGCATTTACAGGAATGATTGTTGTACTATGCATTTATTTCCGTGATTATTTAACGAGCCCTTCTGTTCAGCAAGCCATTTATCCGTACTTAATGAACGGCTGGATCTTACTGACGTATTTGACAATCTATCAGTCTCTTTATATGTTTTACCAAATTTGGACGCTTCGAAAACCTATTCAAGCGTAA